A section of the Methanosarcina mazei S-6 genome encodes:
- a CDS encoding tetratricopeptide repeat protein, translating into MANDSDENRGKKVDRPGRTGRAGKTGKPDRAYKTGKTGKTGRKATERADNAGETVYDRLNKSLKPYEKTLEKNPDDAGAWAGKASVYLKHRMYRDSLESFEKALEIDPKNPSYIYEKGFVLLQLNREEDALKAFDMLLEIKPDSDKAWNLKTSVLCRLGQQEKALEASEKALASNSRLAGAWHAKGSALSALGRYEEAIQAYDAALKIKPNMARAWEGKAFALYSLDRPVESIIAYDSALKINPDNAKTWTGKAMVHLRLGKYKKALDPCNKAITIKPDSADAWYCKGVALSGLDKDEEALGALERAIRIDPEHADARKARNAVSSKLGIGLEDEEEEMEEKKPEPRKSVWTRKEPTTEIIKRTGEQGREKREEKVRRSKKAGEKPEEKGDEKNRDQVKERRGKESRKNTGKGQEKK; encoded by the coding sequence ATGGCAAATGATTCTGATGAAAATAGAGGAAAAAAGGTAGATAGACCCGGCAGAACAGGCAGGGCAGGAAAGACAGGAAAACCTGATAGAGCATATAAAACAGGTAAAACCGGAAAGACAGGAAGAAAAGCTACGGAAAGGGCTGATAATGCTGGTGAGACAGTCTATGACCGCCTGAATAAGTCCCTCAAACCGTATGAAAAAACCCTTGAGAAAAACCCTGATGATGCAGGCGCATGGGCGGGAAAAGCCTCGGTGTACCTGAAGCACAGAATGTACAGGGATTCCCTGGAATCCTTTGAAAAAGCCCTTGAGATAGACCCCAAAAACCCGTCTTACATCTATGAAAAGGGTTTCGTGCTCCTCCAGCTTAACAGAGAAGAAGATGCCCTGAAAGCTTTTGACATGCTGCTTGAAATAAAACCTGACAGCGACAAAGCCTGGAACCTGAAAACTTCAGTTCTCTGCAGGCTCGGTCAGCAAGAAAAAGCCCTTGAAGCTTCTGAAAAAGCCCTTGCTTCCAATTCCAGGCTTGCAGGTGCATGGCACGCGAAAGGCTCTGCTCTTTCTGCCCTTGGAAGATATGAAGAAGCCATACAGGCTTATGATGCCGCCCTGAAAATAAAACCGAATATGGCACGAGCCTGGGAGGGAAAAGCCTTTGCTCTCTACAGCCTGGACAGGCCGGTTGAATCCATAATCGCCTATGACTCTGCTCTCAAAATAAACCCTGATAATGCAAAGACATGGACCGGAAAAGCAATGGTACACCTCAGGCTTGGCAAATACAAAAAAGCACTTGATCCCTGTAATAAAGCTATCACAATAAAGCCAGATTCTGCCGACGCCTGGTACTGTAAAGGTGTTGCTCTTTCAGGACTGGATAAGGACGAAGAAGCCCTTGGAGCCCTTGAGAGAGCCATCAGAATCGATCCGGAACATGCAGACGCAAGAAAAGCCAGAAATGCCGTAAGCTCCAAACTCGGAATCGGCCTCGAAGACGAGGAAGAAGAAATGGAAGAGAAAAAGCCGGAACCGAGGAAGAGCGTCTGGACGCGGAAAGAGCCTACAACTGAGATAATAAAGAGAACAGGAGAGCAGGGAAGAGAGAAGAGAGAGGAAAAGGTCAGGAGAAGTAAAAAGGCAGGGGAAAAGCCAGAAGAAAAAGGTGATGAGAAAAACCGGGATCAGGTAAAAGAGCGAAGAGGCAAAGAAAGCAGGAAAAATACAGGAAAAGGTCAGGAGAAAAAATAA
- a CDS encoding hydrolase → MTSELETPECCPRFDPAPWDGKLFEWDNKRFIKDSVTTQFFAPLNFGEVIMRMNEKVASAGAEMPDWLCLSDHTSESSMDIYLAVDREVAGAENVTLSGKFLTRAYEGDFEKTGEWCADFEGYAKSQGLEIKKWYMWYTTCPACAEKYGKNYVVVVGEVQ, encoded by the coding sequence ATGACCAGCGAACTCGAAACTCCTGAATGCTGCCCTCGATTTGACCCCGCCCCCTGGGACGGAAAACTCTTTGAATGGGACAATAAAAGGTTCATCAAGGATTCGGTTACCACACAGTTTTTTGCACCTCTGAATTTTGGAGAAGTAATAATGAGGATGAACGAAAAAGTTGCAAGCGCTGGAGCGGAAATGCCTGACTGGCTCTGCCTTTCGGATCACACTTCGGAAAGCAGTATGGACATTTATCTGGCTGTTGATAGAGAAGTAGCCGGAGCTGAAAACGTAACCCTGAGTGGAAAGTTTCTGACCAGAGCATACGAGGGAGATTTCGAAAAAACAGGGGAATGGTGTGCGGACTTTGAAGGTTACGCAAAAAGCCAGGGTCTTGAAATTAAAAAATGGTATATGTGGTACACTACCTGTCCGGCCTGCGCTGAAAAATATGGAAAAAATTATGTGGTGGTTGTTGGAGAAGTGCAGTAA